The following proteins are co-located in the Gordonia polyisoprenivorans genome:
- a CDS encoding amino acid ABC transporter ATP-binding/permease protein has protein sequence MTDPRIPAPETPLVPGKPLTAADSDDSSGTTLGGVIAPIVALSAQMRDQTRLFVGVVAIVWTVLVLGICSSLLSVATASALVSRDGSVPVMLTGLIATVVGIGIASWTEQWFAHVLAYRVIDTIRLRVHRAIARLAPLGLARRTSGDTISAAMTDAESLEWFYAHTAAQVVAGAAAGATVSIGAVVWLGPVGLLLPLAQVIVVAIPLLLLPTAVKQGHALRNSISQMSADALAARTSARESVLLGRLDVVAAEAAEGTRRIQRARRALAVRGGIEQGLIEATTVAIVLAALVLSVRAVGAGELDPAIVPVLVTFAGAGVSPAMAITGALGKLGESSAAASRVHRLITTAGVRPTATRTAAGDPETTSASVEISALTVRYPEASDPAVHLLDLTVADGETLAIVGPSGAGKSTIALALARLIAEESGRILIGGVDVATRTPEQTRQHVILVGQHAHIFHADVRDNLLCPEASDPDIWNALENARLADHVRGLPDGLDTMISERGATWSGGERQRLGLARGLLREPDVLVLDEPTAGLDPDTEDEFLTALRNARRDRTTIIVSHRVAVMRACDRVALLDAGRILATGHHDQLVETSPAYRKLIGTADDGDPAEWSR, from the coding sequence ATGACTGACCCCCGCATCCCGGCGCCAGAGACCCCGCTGGTCCCCGGAAAACCCCTTACCGCAGCTGATTCCGACGACTCCTCCGGTACCACCCTCGGCGGTGTGATCGCCCCGATCGTGGCCTTGTCCGCCCAAATGCGAGACCAGACCCGGTTGTTCGTCGGTGTGGTGGCGATCGTGTGGACGGTGCTGGTGCTCGGCATCTGCTCATCGCTGCTGTCGGTGGCGACGGCGTCGGCGCTCGTCTCCCGGGACGGTTCGGTGCCGGTGATGCTCACCGGACTCATCGCCACCGTCGTCGGGATCGGAATCGCCTCGTGGACCGAGCAGTGGTTTGCACACGTCCTCGCCTATCGCGTGATCGACACCATCCGCCTTCGGGTCCATCGGGCCATTGCCCGACTCGCCCCGCTCGGACTCGCGCGGCGCACATCCGGTGACACCATCTCCGCGGCGATGACCGATGCGGAGAGCCTCGAATGGTTCTACGCGCACACCGCAGCACAGGTGGTCGCCGGAGCCGCCGCAGGCGCCACCGTCTCGATAGGCGCCGTGGTGTGGCTCGGGCCCGTGGGTCTACTGCTGCCGCTGGCGCAGGTGATCGTCGTCGCGATACCGCTGCTGCTGTTGCCCACAGCCGTGAAACAGGGCCACGCACTGCGCAACTCGATCTCGCAGATGTCGGCGGATGCATTGGCCGCGCGCACCAGCGCCCGCGAGTCGGTACTGCTCGGCCGGCTCGACGTCGTCGCCGCGGAGGCGGCCGAGGGAACCAGACGCATCCAGCGGGCCAGGCGCGCGCTGGCGGTCCGCGGTGGCATCGAACAGGGCCTGATCGAGGCGACAACAGTCGCCATCGTGTTGGCCGCGTTGGTGTTATCGGTGCGCGCCGTCGGTGCCGGAGAGCTGGACCCGGCCATTGTGCCGGTCCTGGTCACCTTCGCCGGCGCCGGGGTCTCGCCCGCCATGGCCATCACCGGTGCGCTGGGCAAGCTCGGCGAGTCCTCGGCCGCGGCGTCTCGGGTCCACCGTCTGATCACCACCGCCGGTGTCCGCCCGACAGCGACTCGGACGGCCGCCGGAGATCCCGAGACCACCTCGGCGTCGGTGGAGATCTCCGCGCTCACCGTCCGCTATCCCGAGGCATCCGATCCGGCGGTGCACCTGCTCGATCTCACCGTCGCCGACGGTGAGACCCTCGCCATCGTGGGCCCCAGTGGCGCAGGCAAATCCACGATCGCACTGGCACTGGCCCGCCTCATCGCCGAGGAATCCGGTCGAATCCTCATCGGTGGTGTCGATGTGGCCACCCGCACACCGGAGCAAACACGGCAACACGTGATTCTCGTCGGTCAGCACGCGCACATCTTTCACGCCGATGTCCGCGACAACCTCCTGTGTCCCGAGGCCTCGGACCCCGACATCTGGAATGCGCTCGAGAACGCCCGGCTCGCCGATCACGTCCGGGGGCTGCCGGACGGTCTCGACACGATGATCTCCGAGCGCGGCGCAACATGGTCCGGCGGTGAACGCCAACGGCTGGGTCTGGCCCGCGGGCTGCTGCGCGAGCCCGATGTCCTGGTCCTCGACGAGCCGACCGCGGGGCTGGATCCGGACACCGAAGACGAGTTCCTCACGGCCCTGCGCAACGCTCGCCGGGATCGCACCACGATCATCGTGTCGCATCGCGTCGCGGTGATGCGCGCCTGCGACCGTGTCGCCCTGCTCGACGCCGGGCGAATCCTGGCCACCGGACACCACGACCAGCTGGTCGAGACCTCACCGGCCTATCGCAAGCTGATCGGCACCGCCGATGATGGCGACCCGGCCGAGTGGTCGCGGTGA
- a CDS encoding ABC transporter ATP-binding protein/permease has protein sequence MGHTALLRLWQGRRTTLLALIAIGVAIAASWLAQALLTSQIFARVLTGGGWSRDSLVPITVALALVLIARPILVLLRQLIAQAVMGQIKADIRSRALRSFVRRSAGDPGAGRSGRDHAVVVDGVENLDAYLSGYVPQIGVTVTVVLAAGITMIVIDPMTGVIAICATITLPFLPRLWDRALAARGSDHWDAYQELHAEFVESMHGMTTLVTFGADERREQQLAEASKSLLHRTLRQLRISLIESGLSGFSLAAIPAVVLVTVALGRDHLSAFDVFALVLLSIELVRPFRDLASQWHAGYLGTFSGPGILDLLDEESAHATAASTSRAESFSDAAVPSADEPPLRLVSVTAHHPRASAPTLIDVTLTAHPGMTAIVGATGSGKSTLAAVACGLLAPDSGTVLLDGRALTEDERLRHVALVAQDCVLFTGTVADNIALGLPAGADDDVIVRAAETVGIGCDNDGFTLDTPVGENGSLVSGGQRQRVAIARALVQDRDLLILDEATSALDPESERSVLAALRSNHPDLPIIAITHRSAVADAADRVVTVDRGRIVADSQVVVAGRQEAHD, from the coding sequence ATGGGGCATACCGCGCTGCTACGGCTGTGGCAGGGGCGGCGAACGACGTTGCTTGCGTTGATCGCGATCGGTGTGGCCATCGCCGCGAGTTGGCTCGCCCAGGCATTGCTCACCTCGCAGATCTTCGCCCGGGTACTCACCGGCGGTGGTTGGTCGCGCGACTCGCTCGTGCCGATCACCGTGGCGCTGGCGCTCGTGCTGATCGCGCGGCCGATCCTCGTGCTGCTCCGGCAGCTGATCGCGCAGGCCGTGATGGGGCAGATCAAGGCCGATATCCGTTCTCGCGCACTGCGTTCGTTCGTCCGCCGCAGCGCCGGCGATCCCGGGGCAGGCCGTAGCGGACGCGACCACGCCGTGGTCGTCGACGGGGTGGAGAATCTCGACGCTTACCTGTCGGGCTACGTGCCACAGATCGGTGTGACCGTCACGGTGGTGCTGGCCGCAGGAATCACCATGATCGTCATCGACCCGATGACCGGCGTCATCGCGATCTGCGCAACGATCACTCTCCCTTTCCTACCGCGCCTATGGGATCGGGCGCTGGCCGCGCGCGGGTCCGACCACTGGGACGCCTATCAGGAGTTGCACGCAGAGTTCGTCGAATCGATGCACGGGATGACGACCCTGGTGACCTTCGGTGCCGACGAACGTCGCGAGCAGCAGCTCGCCGAGGCCTCGAAGTCGCTGCTGCACCGGACACTTCGCCAGCTTCGGATCTCGTTGATCGAGTCGGGTCTCTCCGGTTTCTCCCTCGCCGCGATACCCGCGGTGGTCCTGGTGACGGTTGCCCTCGGGCGCGACCACCTCTCCGCGTTCGATGTCTTCGCCCTCGTTCTGCTCTCGATCGAACTCGTGCGCCCCTTCCGCGACCTGGCATCACAATGGCACGCAGGTTACCTCGGGACGTTCTCGGGCCCGGGAATCCTCGACCTGTTGGACGAGGAGTCGGCCCACGCAACCGCCGCATCCACCTCGCGCGCCGAATCCTTCAGTGATGCAGCGGTTCCGAGCGCCGACGAGCCGCCGCTGCGCCTGGTGTCGGTCACCGCACACCATCCGCGGGCGAGCGCACCCACCCTCATCGACGTCACGCTGACGGCCCACCCCGGGATGACGGCGATCGTCGGCGCCACCGGGTCGGGCAAGTCGACGCTGGCGGCCGTGGCATGCGGCCTGCTCGCCCCCGACTCGGGAACCGTTCTGCTGGACGGCCGCGCGCTCACCGAGGACGAGCGTCTCCGACACGTCGCTCTCGTGGCCCAGGACTGTGTGCTGTTCACGGGTACGGTGGCCGACAACATCGCTCTGGGCCTGCCGGCAGGGGCCGACGACGACGTCATCGTCCGCGCTGCCGAGACTGTCGGAATCGGCTGTGACAACGACGGTTTCACCCTGGATACGCCCGTCGGCGAGAACGGTTCGCTGGTCTCGGGCGGGCAGCGTCAACGGGTGGCGATCGCGCGCGCCCTCGTGCAGGATCGTGATCTGCTGATCCTCGACGAGGCCACCTCCGCACTCGATCCGGAGTCCGAGCGATCCGTGCTGGCGGCGTTGCGCTCGAACCATCCCGATCTACCGATCATCGCCATCACCCACCGAAGCGCGGTGGCCGACGCGGCCGATCGCGTCGTGACGGTCGATCGGGGCCGAATCGTCGCAGACAGCCAGGTAGTCGTCGCCGGCAGGCAGGAAGCCCATGACTGA